From a region of the Blastopirellula marina genome:
- a CDS encoding PVC-type heme-binding CxxCH protein codes for MMYRSRSIVAATLTLVVNVATLAFAQEDNTKAKSLDAANNEAVREHIRNFEGRGQTADFSVPALTPKQAEEAFVTPDDVTIKAALTEPEVRQPVCINFDEKGRMWVVQYLQYPFPAGLKIVKYDEHLRAVFDKVPPAPPHHDRGADKITIHEDTDGDGTFDKHKTFVDGLNIATSALPGRGGVWVMNPPYLLFYPDANQDDVPDGDPEVHLSGFGLEDTHAVANSLTWGPDGWLYGAQGSTCWATVNVLKNPSQTPVHFKGQGIWRYHPETHQFEIFAEGGGNTFAIEFDAQGRLYSGHNGGNTRGFHYVQGGYYQKSWGKHGALTNPHAYGFFPAMKHAAAERFSHTLVKYESDTLPERYHDHLVALVPLHNYVAVSKMLPDGSTWQTEDQFHVIETDDIWFRPVDIKVGPDGCIYVVDWCDTRLTHVDPRDTWDRARGRIWRIQPNQYAPQPPVNLRDLSTPQLVERLASGNKLTRQLVQRVLRESGDPNAANQLKEQLPAAEGQLALETLWAIDGLGQFDIEAAKLALAHRDPHVRSWGIRLLSEDQAQSLSDTLFSLALSEAHSEVCSQLASTAKRIPGPVGLEIAQRLASRDELANDPHIPLLTWWAIEAHADDSSLAVTDLAHALSSTQIGSQIVLPRLAQRLAAVADTGSLLRLAQLIQSVDDSAIRTKLLEAVDEAFSGRKIDQLPEELREAIVASASGSSTAQLALLVRAGQGKAEQAAIATIVNEKKPQNERIKFIQLLGQVGSQEARSALLKLATSSAPPAIRISAISSLGSFDDSNIAQQLLTRYPNEPDSIQSAIIDNVTSRPAAAHQLLDAIEAKQVSRQAVSVDLLENLKLHGDEKLNDRIAKLWGATRATPAQLALQLEQTATLLKTGQGTSSEGKLLFTKRCGTCHKLHGEGAEIGPDLTGYERTNLDFMLLSIVDPSAAIREEYTNYRVLTVDGRVLSGFLKNQDDKTITLQNADNPALVISREEIEAGPLAIDKSLMPDRLLEDLNATQIRDLFAYLQSQK; via the coding sequence ATGATGTACCGAAGTCGATCGATCGTCGCAGCCACGCTTACCCTCGTTGTTAACGTCGCCACTTTGGCATTCGCCCAAGAGGACAACACGAAAGCCAAGTCGCTCGATGCGGCAAACAACGAAGCCGTTCGCGAGCATATTCGCAACTTCGAGGGACGCGGGCAAACGGCCGACTTCTCGGTGCCGGCCCTTACCCCCAAACAGGCAGAAGAGGCATTTGTCACGCCGGACGACGTGACGATCAAAGCGGCTCTTACCGAACCTGAAGTACGCCAACCGGTGTGTATCAACTTCGACGAGAAGGGACGCATGTGGGTCGTGCAGTATCTGCAGTATCCTTTTCCGGCAGGGCTGAAGATCGTGAAGTACGACGAACACCTGCGTGCCGTTTTCGACAAGGTTCCACCGGCACCACCCCATCACGATCGTGGTGCTGACAAAATTACCATTCACGAAGACACCGATGGCGACGGCACATTCGACAAGCACAAGACATTTGTCGATGGGCTGAACATCGCCACCAGCGCGTTGCCTGGCCGCGGGGGCGTTTGGGTGATGAATCCTCCGTACTTGTTGTTCTATCCAGATGCCAACCAGGACGACGTTCCCGACGGAGATCCCGAAGTTCACCTTTCTGGCTTTGGCCTGGAAGACACCCACGCGGTTGCCAACAGCCTGACCTGGGGCCCCGATGGCTGGCTGTACGGAGCCCAAGGCAGCACGTGCTGGGCAACCGTGAATGTGTTGAAGAATCCCTCGCAAACGCCTGTCCATTTTAAAGGACAGGGGATTTGGCGTTATCATCCCGAAACACACCAGTTCGAGATCTTCGCGGAAGGGGGCGGCAACACGTTCGCCATCGAGTTTGACGCCCAAGGGCGACTCTACTCAGGCCACAATGGAGGCAACACACGCGGTTTCCATTACGTGCAAGGAGGCTACTATCAGAAGAGCTGGGGCAAGCATGGGGCACTGACCAATCCGCATGCCTACGGCTTTTTCCCAGCCATGAAACATGCAGCGGCAGAGCGGTTCAGCCATACGCTTGTGAAGTACGAAAGTGACACGCTGCCAGAGCGTTACCACGATCACCTCGTCGCGCTGGTTCCGCTTCATAACTATGTCGCGGTCTCTAAGATGTTGCCGGATGGCTCCACTTGGCAAACCGAGGATCAGTTTCATGTTATCGAGACGGATGACATTTGGTTTCGCCCGGTCGATATCAAAGTCGGCCCCGATGGCTGCATTTACGTGGTCGATTGGTGCGATACACGCCTGACGCATGTCGACCCGCGTGATACGTGGGATCGGGCACGGGGAAGAATCTGGCGAATCCAACCCAACCAGTACGCACCTCAACCACCGGTCAATCTGCGTGACCTATCGACCCCACAGCTAGTCGAAAGACTCGCCAGTGGAAACAAGCTAACGCGACAACTGGTGCAGCGAGTTCTGCGTGAATCAGGAGATCCCAATGCAGCAAATCAACTGAAAGAACAACTTCCGGCGGCAGAGGGCCAACTGGCTCTTGAAACCCTCTGGGCGATTGATGGCCTGGGGCAATTCGACATCGAAGCTGCCAAGCTCGCACTGGCCCATCGCGATCCCCATGTTCGCAGTTGGGGCATACGTCTTCTCTCCGAGGATCAAGCGCAGTCTCTGTCCGATACGCTGTTTTCCCTCGCATTGAGTGAAGCACATTCCGAAGTATGTAGTCAACTGGCTTCGACGGCCAAACGAATTCCTGGACCGGTTGGCCTGGAAATCGCTCAACGCCTTGCTTCACGTGACGAGTTGGCGAACGACCCGCACATTCCACTTCTAACATGGTGGGCGATCGAAGCCCATGCCGATGACTCGTCACTGGCGGTTACCGACCTTGCCCATGCGTTGTCCTCAACCCAAATCGGCAGTCAGATCGTTTTGCCGCGTCTTGCTCAGCGTCTGGCCGCTGTGGCAGATACCGGAAGCCTGTTGCGACTTGCTCAGCTCATTCAAAGCGTCGATGACTCAGCAATTCGCACGAAGCTGCTGGAAGCGGTCGACGAAGCGTTCTCGGGAAGAAAGATCGATCAGTTGCCAGAGGAACTGCGAGAAGCGATTGTGGCCTCTGCCTCCGGAAGCTCAACGGCCCAATTAGCGCTGCTGGTTCGTGCAGGGCAAGGCAAGGCCGAACAGGCGGCGATTGCCACGATCGTCAACGAGAAGAAACCCCAGAACGAACGCATTAAGTTCATTCAACTCCTGGGACAGGTCGGTTCGCAAGAGGCACGCAGTGCACTTCTCAAGCTCGCGACTTCCTCCGCGCCTCCCGCCATACGCATTTCTGCGATCAGCTCGTTAGGCTCATTCGACGACTCGAACATTGCCCAGCAGTTGCTCACGCGATACCCCAATGAGCCTGATTCGATTCAGTCGGCCATCATCGACAACGTCACCTCCCGTCCAGCGGCTGCCCACCAACTGCTCGATGCGATCGAAGCCAAGCAAGTATCGCGACAGGCCGTATCGGTTGACCTGTTGGAAAACCTGAAACTGCACGGCGACGAGAAACTGAATGATCGGATCGCCAAACTGTGGGGAGCCACCAGGGCCACGCCAGCCCAACTGGCACTGCAACTTGAACAGACGGCAACGCTATTGAAGACAGGGCAGGGGACCTCCTCAGAGGGTAAGCTGCTGTTCACCAAACGGTGCGGCACGTGCCACAAACTGCACGGCGAAGGCGCGGAGATCGGACCAGATCTGACCGGCTACGAGCGAACCAATCTCGACTTCATGCTGCTTTCGATCGTCGACCCAAGTGCCGCGATTCGGGAAGAGTACACCAACTACCGCGTCCTGACAGTCGATGGTCGCGTGTTGTCAGGCTTCCTGAAAAACCAGGACGACAAGACGATCACCCTCCAAAACGCTGACAATCCGGCACTCGTGATTTCACGCGAGGAAATCGAGGCCGGTCCACTGGCGATTGATAAATCGCTGATGCCGGACCGCCTTCTGGAAGACTTGAACGCGACGCAAATCCGCGACCTGTTTGCCTATCTTCAGAGCCAAAAGTAG
- a CDS encoding alpha/beta hydrolase — protein sequence MRLQIFSLIVALCALSTFDLPIAQAQPAPKTGARKEIPPPEAVSVTTKDGVIIHGTYFGSNLGKKAIPVIMLPGWERSQKDLTGLALAMQKEGLAVITVDLRGHGASKSIQGPGGQITEIDLDRIRANDFDAFVAQDLEAVKSYLMQENNKGNLNIEMLTIIGCDFSAIAALNFAAQDWSWPILPSIKQGQDVKGLILISPPKTFKGFNANRALQTPVLKNELSLMIIAGEGDRTSFSDAKRVFSTIDKIRQKGMSDPKDRTVFFAGKPSAAEGTDLLADPRANCLKDILFFTKVHLAELQANDPWTDRTTPLQ from the coding sequence ATGCGTTTGCAAATTTTCTCGCTGATCGTGGCCCTGTGCGCCTTGTCGACCTTCGACCTTCCAATCGCTCAGGCTCAGCCTGCACCGAAGACTGGGGCACGGAAAGAAATTCCGCCTCCGGAAGCCGTTAGCGTGACCACCAAGGATGGCGTGATCATTCACGGAACTTACTTCGGTAGCAATCTCGGCAAGAAGGCGATCCCCGTCATCATGCTGCCAGGCTGGGAACGAAGCCAAAAGGATCTAACCGGGCTGGCCTTAGCCATGCAGAAGGAAGGCTTGGCAGTGATCACGGTCGACCTTCGCGGCCACGGTGCCAGCAAGTCGATCCAAGGCCCTGGGGGGCAGATCACTGAAATCGACTTGGATCGAATCCGGGCGAATGACTTCGATGCGTTTGTTGCTCAAGACTTGGAAGCCGTGAAAAGCTATCTCATGCAAGAGAACAACAAGGGCAACCTGAACATCGAGATGCTCACCATTATCGGCTGCGACTTCAGCGCGATCGCCGCGTTGAATTTTGCCGCTCAAGACTGGAGCTGGCCTATCCTGCCTTCGATTAAGCAGGGGCAAGACGTTAAGGGGCTCATCCTCATTTCGCCGCCCAAGACGTTTAAGGGCTTCAATGCGAATCGCGCACTGCAAACGCCGGTGCTTAAGAACGAACTGTCGCTCATGATCATCGCCGGAGAAGGAGATCGCACCAGCTTCAGCGACGCTAAACGCGTTTTCAGCACGATTGACAAAATTCGCCAGAAAGGGATGAGCGACCCCAAAGACCGCACCGTCTTTTTTGCGGGCAAGCCCAGTGCGGCAGAAGGAACGGACCTACTGGCCGACCCTCGTGCGAATTGCCTGAAAGATATCCTCTTCTTCACCAAGGTCCACCTGGCAGAACTTCAAGCCAACGATCCATGGACCGATCGCACGACGCCACTTCAGTAG
- a CDS encoding DUF2752 domain-containing protein, with protein MAELATISPLRWYQRILMGMGGSILAILLATAAWLTPSVRGMGTHQQLGLPPCTLVQLTGTRCPSCGMTTSWSHLMKGNVWGSLKANTAGCVLGVIALFLAPWMLSSAVLGRLTVAAPSDAVLITITILVVLVTLGDWLVRINF; from the coding sequence ATGGCTGAATTGGCCACCATTTCACCACTTCGTTGGTATCAGCGAATCCTCATGGGAATGGGCGGAAGCATTTTAGCCATACTACTGGCAACCGCCGCATGGTTGACTCCTAGTGTCAGAGGGATGGGAACCCATCAGCAGTTAGGGCTCCCCCCTTGTACGCTCGTGCAGTTGACCGGAACCCGATGCCCTTCGTGCGGGATGACCACTAGCTGGTCGCACCTGATGAAGGGGAACGTTTGGGGCTCGCTCAAAGCGAATACCGCTGGTTGCGTGTTAGGCGTGATTGCTCTCTTCCTGGCCCCGTGGATGTTGAGCTCGGCCGTACTAGGCAGGCTCACCGTTGCGGCTCCTAGTGATGCGGTACTGATTACCATCACCATTCTGGTGGTTCTCGTCACGCTAGGTGATTGGCTGGTAAGAATCAACTTTTGA
- the secD gene encoding protein translocase subunit SecD has product MQKSCTIFAVMLVLTLTVTLLTGVDFGLDAGGSSWLGSTAMAQDAPSAEVPVPTVNAVPAETPSSGNSQTFNVLGIILLTIVVPYILGFWLANAIRMPELSRKLGIIFASLVCSVTVCFLLWPPKFGIDLQGGVILVYEVDEQASLDLLASDASSDGATFDLTPEKQLEQGTAQLITQLQKRINPSGVSEVVIRPYGENQVEVIVPQAESADLDSIKRLITKAGVLDFMIVANKQDHDYLITRAEDESQLGVTFVTDREGNRIGRWVRVDDDAQGAVGEPNFADPSLTPYLNSQRHLVRGGGPGVPFEVLMRVERPEARLGGKHLSSSAVTRDEYGKPAVAFEFGVDGANRMGRLSQENLSEPNIPRKLGIVMDNFLISAPRINAMITDRGIITGDFSQQEVTDLVQVLRSGKLPVVLRKEPISEQKISATLGDDTIRKGKVAITVSLIAVLVFMAIYYQVAGLVACFALIFNLVLIMAIMIAIKADLTLPGIAGLVLTVGMSVDANVLIYERIREEINGGASLRVALSNGFGKAMSTIVDANITTLITAAVLYRIGTDQVRGFAVTLFVGILMSMFTAIYVSRGIFDILEKKRIISTLKFMPSASSIGYDFIAKQKVAGMVSLVVILVGMIGVGVRGKDIFDIDFNGGSSVQVFLEEPMPISEVRSKLTGVLPDLSVSAVTMEGYEDRIYKVDTSMSEYGQLGKVVISDRTGASAEVDLAGVETLSGIIDRLAAAEVGVAVLQNSDGDGIEFQDETGADSGSMSVKNVDDNTQTADHLRMNFSTDALRYNTGAIPAGVEVVQDRISQVFTGPNGESLLVMHNMDFVPPTATSSTPSAPPAKVEAPETSPTTTEPAELAPEPEATEKKEEAPAEPAEEKPAAPEGDMQSFIAPVSSRLIALLPWHVSLDVLLQDDGEAPATDKPAEEAPADDKPAEEKPADAPAAEEKPMEEAPKEDKPAEEPAAPMTETPVAEAPMTETPMVDVPAGGPLGSLVGGGEVPRFNTQTELSFDEGISAETVRTLVNDAADSLRVARPEVALLDSEGKTLPVDSRVSQTTWTVKLSTTPDESAKILEQVSKKLDSTPVWPSSSKIGSKVAGDMQTMAVLAIGFCLIGIVGYIWFRFQSVAFGVAAVVALVHDVLVTLGFIALSVWMAPALGFLQITEFKISLPVVAAFLTIIGYSLNDTIVIFDRIREVRGKSPDLTSEMVNLSINQTLGRTLLTSLTTLIVVLILYFIGGEGIHSFSFSLVVGVIAGTYSTIFIACPVLIWLMNRDKKSNKKAEA; this is encoded by the coding sequence ATGCAGAAGAGTTGCACGATTTTTGCTGTCATGCTCGTGCTGACGCTGACCGTCACGTTGTTGACTGGCGTCGATTTCGGGCTGGACGCCGGCGGAAGTTCGTGGCTGGGCTCAACCGCGATGGCACAAGACGCGCCATCGGCAGAAGTACCGGTCCCGACCGTCAATGCAGTACCAGCTGAAACGCCGAGTTCTGGAAATTCACAGACATTCAACGTGCTGGGGATTATTCTCCTCACGATCGTGGTGCCGTACATCTTAGGCTTTTGGCTGGCAAATGCGATTCGCATGCCAGAACTGAGTCGCAAGCTAGGCATCATCTTTGCCAGCTTGGTGTGCAGTGTCACGGTGTGCTTTCTGCTGTGGCCGCCGAAGTTCGGCATCGACCTGCAGGGTGGTGTTATCCTGGTTTACGAAGTCGACGAGCAGGCCAGCTTGGATTTGCTCGCTTCGGATGCCAGCTCGGATGGTGCAACCTTCGATCTGACCCCGGAAAAACAGCTCGAACAAGGTACCGCTCAGCTGATTACGCAGCTGCAAAAGCGTATCAATCCATCCGGTGTTTCCGAAGTGGTGATTCGCCCTTACGGTGAAAACCAGGTGGAAGTGATTGTTCCGCAAGCCGAGTCGGCCGACCTCGATTCGATCAAGCGGCTTATCACCAAAGCGGGTGTGCTCGACTTCATGATCGTGGCAAACAAGCAAGACCACGATTACCTGATCACCCGTGCGGAAGATGAAAGCCAGCTCGGCGTGACGTTTGTCACCGACCGAGAAGGCAATCGCATTGGTCGCTGGGTTCGTGTCGATGACGACGCCCAAGGGGCCGTTGGCGAACCCAATTTTGCTGATCCAAGCTTGACTCCGTACCTTAACAGCCAACGTCACCTCGTGCGTGGCGGTGGACCAGGCGTGCCGTTTGAAGTGCTGATGCGTGTCGAACGCCCTGAAGCTCGCTTGGGTGGTAAGCACCTTTCTTCGTCGGCGGTGACTCGCGACGAGTATGGCAAGCCAGCGGTGGCCTTCGAGTTTGGCGTCGATGGTGCCAACCGTATGGGGCGGCTATCGCAAGAGAACCTGAGCGAACCGAACATCCCGCGTAAGCTGGGTATCGTGATGGATAACTTCCTGATTTCGGCTCCGCGAATCAATGCGATGATTACCGATCGCGGTATCATCACCGGCGATTTTAGCCAACAAGAAGTGACCGACCTGGTTCAGGTTCTGCGTAGTGGTAAGCTGCCGGTCGTGCTTCGCAAAGAGCCGATCAGCGAACAGAAGATCAGTGCCACTCTGGGTGACGACACGATCCGCAAGGGTAAGGTCGCCATCACGGTCTCGCTGATTGCCGTGTTGGTGTTCATGGCGATCTACTATCAGGTTGCTGGTTTGGTGGCTTGCTTCGCCCTGATCTTTAACCTGGTGTTGATCATGGCCATCATGATCGCCATCAAGGCCGACCTGACGCTGCCTGGTATCGCCGGTTTGGTGTTAACCGTGGGTATGTCGGTCGACGCGAACGTGCTGATCTACGAGCGTATCCGTGAAGAAATAAATGGCGGGGCGTCTCTGCGAGTTGCCCTTTCCAATGGTTTCGGCAAAGCCATGTCGACCATTGTGGACGCCAATATTACAACGCTCATTACCGCTGCCGTGTTGTATCGCATCGGTACCGATCAGGTGCGTGGTTTTGCCGTGACGTTGTTTGTCGGTATTTTGATGAGCATGTTCACCGCGATCTATGTTTCGCGGGGCATCTTCGACATCCTGGAAAAGAAGCGTATTATCTCGACGCTCAAGTTCATGCCGTCGGCTTCCAGCATTGGCTACGACTTTATCGCCAAGCAGAAGGTTGCCGGAATGGTCTCGCTAGTGGTTATTCTGGTCGGCATGATTGGTGTGGGTGTTCGTGGTAAGGATATCTTCGACATCGACTTCAACGGTGGTTCTTCGGTTCAGGTCTTCCTGGAAGAACCAATGCCAATCTCTGAAGTTCGCAGCAAGTTGACCGGCGTTCTGCCCGATCTCTCGGTCAGTGCCGTCACCATGGAAGGCTACGAAGATCGCATCTACAAGGTCGATACTTCGATGTCGGAATATGGTCAGCTGGGCAAGGTCGTCATCAGCGATCGCACCGGAGCTTCGGCCGAGGTCGACCTGGCTGGCGTGGAAACTCTGAGTGGAATCATCGATCGTCTGGCCGCTGCTGAAGTGGGCGTGGCTGTCCTGCAAAACTCGGATGGCGACGGGATTGAATTCCAAGACGAGACCGGTGCTGATTCCGGTTCGATGTCGGTCAAGAATGTCGACGACAATACCCAGACCGCCGATCATTTGCGTATGAACTTCAGCACGGATGCACTGCGATACAACACCGGTGCGATTCCGGCTGGTGTGGAAGTTGTGCAGGATCGGATCTCGCAGGTATTCACCGGCCCTAATGGCGAAAGCCTGCTGGTGATGCATAACATGGACTTCGTCCCACCAACGGCCACATCGAGCACCCCAAGTGCGCCGCCAGCCAAGGTGGAAGCTCCCGAAACCTCGCCAACGACTACCGAGCCAGCCGAATTGGCTCCAGAGCCGGAAGCGACCGAGAAGAAAGAAGAAGCCCCCGCGGAACCTGCGGAAGAAAAGCCTGCCGCTCCCGAAGGAGATATGCAGTCGTTCATTGCTCCTGTTTCTTCGCGTCTGATCGCATTGTTGCCATGGCACGTCTCGCTAGATGTTTTGCTGCAAGACGATGGCGAAGCTCCGGCTACCGATAAGCCAGCCGAAGAAGCTCCTGCTGACGACAAACCAGCGGAGGAGAAGCCTGCGGATGCTCCTGCGGCAGAAGAAAAGCCAATGGAAGAAGCTCCGAAGGAAGATAAGCCAGCGGAAGAGCCGGCTGCTCCGATGACGGAGACGCCAGTTGCTGAAGCACCCATGACGGAAACGCCGATGGTCGATGTCCCTGCTGGCGGTCCGCTTGGTTCTCTGGTTGGTGGTGGAGAAGTTCCTCGTTTCAACACGCAGACCGAACTGTCGTTCGACGAGGGGATCAGTGCCGAGACGGTGCGTACCCTGGTCAACGATGCGGCTGATAGCTTGCGGGTTGCTCGTCCGGAAGTTGCTCTCTTGGACAGCGAAGGCAAGACACTGCCAGTTGATAGCCGCGTGAGCCAAACGACCTGGACGGTCAAGCTTTCGACCACGCCTGATGAATCGGCCAAGATTCTGGAGCAGGTCAGCAAGAAGCTCGATTCGACCCCAGTCTGGCCTTCGTCCAGCAAGATCGGTAGCAAGGTCGCTGGTGATATGCAGACCATGGCCGTCCTGGCTATCGGTTTCTGTTTGATCGGTATCGTGGGCTATATCTGGTTCCGCTTCCAAAGCGTGGCCTTTGGTGTCGCCGCCGTGGTGGCCTTGGTGCACGACGTGTTGGTCACGTTGGGCTTCATTGCTTTGAGTGTGTGGATGGCTCCAGCGCTCGGGTTTCTGCAGATTACGGAATTCAAGATTAGCCTGCCGGTGGTTGCAGCCTTCTTAACGATCATCGGTTACTCGCTGAACGATACGATCGTGATCTTCGACCGTATTCGCGAAGTCCGCGGCAAGAGCCCTGATCTGACCAGCGAGATGGTGAATCTCAGCATCAACCAGACGCTGGGCCGCACGTTGCTTACTTCGCTCACAACGTTGATCGTAGTGCTCATCCTTTACTTCATCGGTGGTGAAGGGATTCATAGCTTCTCGTTCTCGTTGGTTGTTGGTGTCATCGCTGGTACCTACAGCACGATCTTCATCGCGTGCCCGGTCCTGATCTGGTTGATGAACCGCGACAAGAAGAGCAACAAGAAAGCCGAAGCTTAA
- a CDS encoding LysM peptidoglycan-binding domain-containing protein, translated as MNGDSKFLTLAALGVIGLGSAMPYWSAWSAPDQAPPEVTSAQPAATQPAAEPQFTAQQYWDQQVSRPDIVTLTPHGGQSMGLDNPAQIPSLSMDMQQAAPVAAQPILANVPINQVGSVSLASRVEDMNAPRTASHAVIPIEIPGTAKPLPPTMTSPVITTRQVMKPELPETQVQQQFTPLPRIAPPNHGASNSGSTITREHRVRDGDSLESIAEKYLGDPLLADAIFRANRSQLETPELLPIGVTLTIPSSSAEEVAPEVDGRLRPMTRLRPVSTAADPRGGDQPWTTLSPPGA; from the coding sequence ATGAACGGCGATTCCAAATTTCTTACCTTGGCCGCACTCGGAGTGATTGGCCTTGGTTCCGCTATGCCCTATTGGTCGGCATGGTCGGCTCCGGATCAGGCTCCGCCTGAAGTTACCTCCGCCCAACCGGCGGCAACACAGCCAGCGGCTGAACCTCAGTTCACCGCGCAGCAGTACTGGGATCAACAGGTATCCCGCCCCGATATCGTGACGCTGACGCCTCACGGTGGGCAAAGTATGGGCCTGGATAACCCTGCCCAAATTCCTTCCCTTTCGATGGACATGCAGCAGGCAGCTCCGGTTGCAGCTCAGCCGATCCTGGCGAACGTGCCCATCAATCAAGTCGGCAGTGTCTCGTTGGCTTCTCGCGTAGAAGACATGAATGCTCCGAGAACGGCCTCGCACGCGGTGATTCCGATCGAGATTCCGGGCACAGCAAAACCGCTGCCGCCTACGATGACCTCGCCGGTAATTACGACGCGTCAGGTCATGAAGCCAGAACTGCCGGAGACACAAGTCCAGCAGCAGTTCACTCCCCTTCCCCGCATCGCACCACCCAACCACGGCGCGAGTAATAGCGGATCGACAATAACGCGGGAGCACCGCGTAAGAGATGGTGATAGCCTGGAGTCAATCGCCGAGAAGTACCTCGGCGACCCGCTCCTGGCGGATGCGATCTTCCGGGCCAATCGGTCGCAGCTCGAAACTCCTGAGCTGCTGCCCATTGGGGTGACGCTGACGATTCCCAGTTCATCTGCGGAAGAGGTAGCCCCGGAGGTTGATGGACGGCTTAGGCCCATGACCCGTCTGCGTCCTGTTTCCACCGCCGCCGATCCGCGCGGTGGAGACCAGCCTTGGACAACATTGTCGCCGCCCGGAGCGTAA
- a CDS encoding DUF1559 domain-containing protein yields the protein MVSRFVSRRGFTLVELLVVIAIIGVLIALLLPAVQQAREAARRMQCSNNLKQLGLGLHNYHDTHLGFPIGAVKHTHFTNGWDPTIWSAFLLPYIEQGAVYDQLKIEWAANNWEYDRSANGVGATILDAYVCPSDPGPAKQQEYNTDMAKSNYKGCVGSVLPADNDYNKTSFNGMFGTNFSRRMRDVTDGTSNTVCVGETDSAKNLTKRFATCWVGTDYVGYPDRAFSPADDAYPINKSGGTRPDRAYASFHPGGALFLLVDGSVRFLPETIDGATYEAFGTISGGEVIQAP from the coding sequence ATGGTATCACGTTTCGTTTCACGTCGTGGTTTTACGTTAGTAGAACTTCTGGTGGTTATTGCCATCATTGGCGTTCTGATTGCGTTGCTTTTGCCCGCCGTTCAGCAGGCTCGTGAAGCTGCCCGACGAATGCAGTGCAGCAATAACCTGAAGCAGCTTGGCCTAGGTCTGCACAACTACCACGACACGCATTTGGGCTTTCCGATTGGTGCGGTAAAGCATACCCACTTTACCAACGGTTGGGATCCAACGATCTGGTCTGCTTTTTTGCTTCCTTACATTGAGCAGGGAGCGGTTTACGACCAGTTGAAGATTGAATGGGCGGCGAATAACTGGGAATATGACAGGTCTGCCAATGGCGTTGGAGCGACCATCCTGGATGCTTACGTCTGTCCATCCGACCCGGGGCCGGCGAAGCAGCAGGAATACAACACTGATATGGCGAAGTCGAACTACAAAGGCTGCGTCGGTAGTGTTTTGCCGGCTGACAACGACTACAACAAGACTTCGTTCAACGGCATGTTTGGAACCAACTTTTCGCGTCGTATGCGTGACGTGACCGATGGGACATCCAACACGGTTTGTGTCGGGGAAACCGATTCGGCAAAGAACCTAACGAAGAGATTCGCAACGTGCTGGGTAGGAACCGACTACGTAGGTTATCCTGACCGAGCTTTCTCCCCCGCCGACGATGCCTATCCCATCAACAAGAGCGGTGGTACGCGTCCTGATCGCGCCTATGCATCGTTTCACCCTGGCGGCGCGCTGTTTCTGCTGGTCGACGGAAGCGTTCGATTTCTACCAGAAACGATTGACGGAGCCACCTACGAAGCGTTTGGCACGATTTCGGGCGGCGAAGTCATTCAGGCTCCCTAG
- the yajC gene encoding preprotein translocase subunit YajC, whose translation MFDLTAMPVHILAQEGGFTNPLTYLPIVAILVLGYFMLIRPEQKKASDAQKMLDGIKKNDRVETIGGIIATVVSVKKDQQEVVLRLDDKSGTEMRVRMRAIATVLSREGKTSDNAESQPAKS comes from the coding sequence ATGTTTGATTTGACGGCAATGCCGGTTCACATCTTAGCGCAAGAAGGCGGTTTCACGAATCCTCTTACCTACCTTCCTATCGTGGCGATTCTGGTGCTGGGTTACTTCATGTTGATCCGACCGGAGCAAAAGAAAGCTTCTGACGCCCAGAAAATGCTGGACGGGATCAAGAAGAATGACCGCGTGGAGACGATCGGAGGGATCATCGCCACCGTGGTCAGTGTGAAGAAAGACCAGCAAGAGGTTGTGCTTCGCCTGGACGACAAGTCGGGCACAGAGATGCGGGTTCGTATGCGAGCGATCGCCACTGTTCTCTCGAGAGAGGGAAAAACGAGCGATAACGCCGAATCCCAACCGGCTAAGTCTTGA